The following are encoded together in the Chiloscyllium plagiosum isolate BGI_BamShark_2017 chromosome 1, ASM401019v2, whole genome shotgun sequence genome:
- the prdm8b gene encoding PR domain zinc finger protein 8b isoform X1 — MSLHFYSLANKGIWGGREQRGGEFFLSSEQALMMEDPSAHKGFWESDASRAVQQCLTNIFTSVYTTCDIPENAIFGPCVLSHTSLYDSIAFIALKSADKRTVPYIFRVDTSAANSSSEGLMWLRLVQSARDKEEQNLEAYVKNGQLFYRSLRRIDKDEELLVWYGKELLELLLLSNVRAQAKINGSAPYTCLECSQRFQCEYPFLAHLRFRCQKRLGCIATDENTKNSGDREHQTVVGSSVKFSRSERLSAFANVENTKTITDFHNLARDMENPRENARNRRETESINENKRKYDEAEEKSDNILHAAKLSERTLTIPRENLLCPSQQLRGGYFNLRENGRLMGPSSPDAADTKRSAFFEVKRTSLNLKQIPKDSVADIDGKSGAAPISSSPEKPLDVKSVLTETQVPSCLDNIAMGSAFRSVSQLCGGEERKSAFSQPARSFTQLSPLLVSQKVIPGLECHPAVGDSARLYPANALTAKLQSAEVNGNCTMQGGLAKQSPFVYATAFWPKASGPIQLQVPSALTLLPPSFTSFCLPAQNWCAKCNASFRMTSDLVYHMRSHHKKEYAMEPLVKRRREEKLKCPICNESFRERHHLSRHMTSHN; from the exons ATGAGTTTGCATTTTTATTCTCTCGCAAACAAAGGTATATGGGGAGGCCGAGAGCAACGCGGAGGAGAGTTTTTTCTTTCATCAG AACAAGCCTTGATGATGGAAGATCCAAGTGCTCACAAGGGCTTTTGGGAGAGTGATGCCAGCAGAGCTGTCCAGCAATGTCTGACCAACATTTTCACCAGCGTGTATACAACCTGTGACATTCCAGAAAATGCCATCTTTGGACCGTGCGTGCTCAGCCACACATCCCTCTACGACAGCATCGCTTTCATTGCTCTGAAATCAGCCGACAAAAGAACCGTGCCCTATATTTTTCGG GTGGATACTTCAGCAGCGAACAGCTCCTCCGAAGGCTTAATGTGGCTCAGGCTTGTCCAGTCGGCCAGGGATAAAGAAGAACAAAATCTGGAGGCCTATGTGAAAAACGGCCAGTTGTTTTATCGATCTCTGAGGCGGATTGACAAAGATGAAGAATTACTTGTGTGGTATGGGAAAGAACTGTTGGAGCTGCTGCTTCTCAGCAACGTCCGGGCACAGGCCAAAATAAATG GATCTGCGCCATATACATGCCTGGAGTGCAGCCAGCGATTTCAGTGTGAATACCCCTTCCTAGCACATTTGCGATTCCGCTGTCAGAAAAGGCTGGGCTGCATTGCCACGGACGAGAACACCAAGAACAGCGGAGACCGTGAGCACCAAACAGTTGTCGGCTCCAGCGTTAAATTCAGCCGATCCGAGCGACTATCTGCCTTTGCCAATGTCGAAAATACCAAAACCATCACAGATTTTCACAATCTCGCCAGAGATATGGAAAATCCAAGAGAGAATGCGAGGAACCGTCGAGAAACGGAAAGCATAAATGAAAATAAGAGAAAGTACGATGAGGCGGAAGAAAAGAGTGACAATATTCTGCACGCTGCAAAACTGTCCGAGAGAACACTGACTATCCCAAGAGAAAATCTTCTCTGTCCTTCCCAGCAGCTCAGAGGAGGTTACTTCAACCTGAGGGAAAATGGAAGGTTAATGGGACCATCCAGCCCGGACGCTGCAGACACCAAGCGAAGCGCCTTCTTTGAGGTGAAACGAACTTCCCTGAACCTTAAACAGATCCCGAAAGATAGTGTCGCCGACATAGACGGTAAGAGTGGTGCAGCGCCCATCAGCAGCTCTCCCGAGAAGCCGCTGGACGTCAAGTCTGTCCTGACTGAAACACAAGTCCCTTCCTGCCTGGACAACATTGCCATGGGCAGTGCGTTTCGGAGCGTCTCTCAGCTGTGTGGCGGCGAGGAAAGGAAGAGTGCATTCTCGCAGCCAGCCAGGTCCTTTACCCAGCTCTCTCCACTCTTGGTGTCCCAGAAAGTGATTCCTGGCTTGGAATGTCACCCTGCCGTCGGTGACTCTGCGAGGCTTTATCCAGCCAATGCTTTAACTGCAAAGCTCCAGAGCGCGGAGGTGAACGGCAATTGTACCATGCAAGGGGGCCTAGCTAAACAAAGCCCTTTCGTCTATGCCACCGCCTTCTGGCCGAAGGCGTCAGGGCCCATTCAGCTGCAAGTCCCATCCGCACTGACCCTCCTTCCTCCTTCTTTCACATCCTTTTGTTTACCCGCGCAGAACTGGTGTGCCAAATGCAACGCTTCTTTTAGAATGACATCCGATTTGGTGTACCACATGAGATCGCACCACAAAAAGGAGTACGCCATGGAGCCGCTGGTGAAAAGGCGAAGGGAGGAAAAGCTTAAATGTCCTATTTGCAATGAATCCTTTAGGGAACGTCACCACCTCTCCCGGCACATGACCTCTCATAACTGA
- the prdm8b gene encoding PR domain zinc finger protein 8b isoform X2 has product MMEDPSAHKGFWESDASRAVQQCLTNIFTSVYTTCDIPENAIFGPCVLSHTSLYDSIAFIALKSADKRTVPYIFRVDTSAANSSSEGLMWLRLVQSARDKEEQNLEAYVKNGQLFYRSLRRIDKDEELLVWYGKELLELLLLSNVRAQAKINGSAPYTCLECSQRFQCEYPFLAHLRFRCQKRLGCIATDENTKNSGDREHQTVVGSSVKFSRSERLSAFANVENTKTITDFHNLARDMENPRENARNRRETESINENKRKYDEAEEKSDNILHAAKLSERTLTIPRENLLCPSQQLRGGYFNLRENGRLMGPSSPDAADTKRSAFFEVKRTSLNLKQIPKDSVADIDGKSGAAPISSSPEKPLDVKSVLTETQVPSCLDNIAMGSAFRSVSQLCGGEERKSAFSQPARSFTQLSPLLVSQKVIPGLECHPAVGDSARLYPANALTAKLQSAEVNGNCTMQGGLAKQSPFVYATAFWPKASGPIQLQVPSALTLLPPSFTSFCLPAQNWCAKCNASFRMTSDLVYHMRSHHKKEYAMEPLVKRRREEKLKCPICNESFRERHHLSRHMTSHN; this is encoded by the exons ATGATGGAAGATCCAAGTGCTCACAAGGGCTTTTGGGAGAGTGATGCCAGCAGAGCTGTCCAGCAATGTCTGACCAACATTTTCACCAGCGTGTATACAACCTGTGACATTCCAGAAAATGCCATCTTTGGACCGTGCGTGCTCAGCCACACATCCCTCTACGACAGCATCGCTTTCATTGCTCTGAAATCAGCCGACAAAAGAACCGTGCCCTATATTTTTCGG GTGGATACTTCAGCAGCGAACAGCTCCTCCGAAGGCTTAATGTGGCTCAGGCTTGTCCAGTCGGCCAGGGATAAAGAAGAACAAAATCTGGAGGCCTATGTGAAAAACGGCCAGTTGTTTTATCGATCTCTGAGGCGGATTGACAAAGATGAAGAATTACTTGTGTGGTATGGGAAAGAACTGTTGGAGCTGCTGCTTCTCAGCAACGTCCGGGCACAGGCCAAAATAAATG GATCTGCGCCATATACATGCCTGGAGTGCAGCCAGCGATTTCAGTGTGAATACCCCTTCCTAGCACATTTGCGATTCCGCTGTCAGAAAAGGCTGGGCTGCATTGCCACGGACGAGAACACCAAGAACAGCGGAGACCGTGAGCACCAAACAGTTGTCGGCTCCAGCGTTAAATTCAGCCGATCCGAGCGACTATCTGCCTTTGCCAATGTCGAAAATACCAAAACCATCACAGATTTTCACAATCTCGCCAGAGATATGGAAAATCCAAGAGAGAATGCGAGGAACCGTCGAGAAACGGAAAGCATAAATGAAAATAAGAGAAAGTACGATGAGGCGGAAGAAAAGAGTGACAATATTCTGCACGCTGCAAAACTGTCCGAGAGAACACTGACTATCCCAAGAGAAAATCTTCTCTGTCCTTCCCAGCAGCTCAGAGGAGGTTACTTCAACCTGAGGGAAAATGGAAGGTTAATGGGACCATCCAGCCCGGACGCTGCAGACACCAAGCGAAGCGCCTTCTTTGAGGTGAAACGAACTTCCCTGAACCTTAAACAGATCCCGAAAGATAGTGTCGCCGACATAGACGGTAAGAGTGGTGCAGCGCCCATCAGCAGCTCTCCCGAGAAGCCGCTGGACGTCAAGTCTGTCCTGACTGAAACACAAGTCCCTTCCTGCCTGGACAACATTGCCATGGGCAGTGCGTTTCGGAGCGTCTCTCAGCTGTGTGGCGGCGAGGAAAGGAAGAGTGCATTCTCGCAGCCAGCCAGGTCCTTTACCCAGCTCTCTCCACTCTTGGTGTCCCAGAAAGTGATTCCTGGCTTGGAATGTCACCCTGCCGTCGGTGACTCTGCGAGGCTTTATCCAGCCAATGCTTTAACTGCAAAGCTCCAGAGCGCGGAGGTGAACGGCAATTGTACCATGCAAGGGGGCCTAGCTAAACAAAGCCCTTTCGTCTATGCCACCGCCTTCTGGCCGAAGGCGTCAGGGCCCATTCAGCTGCAAGTCCCATCCGCACTGACCCTCCTTCCTCCTTCTTTCACATCCTTTTGTTTACCCGCGCAGAACTGGTGTGCCAAATGCAACGCTTCTTTTAGAATGACATCCGATTTGGTGTACCACATGAGATCGCACCACAAAAAGGAGTACGCCATGGAGCCGCTGGTGAAAAGGCGAAGGGAGGAAAAGCTTAAATGTCCTATTTGCAATGAATCCTTTAGGGAACGTCACCACCTCTCCCGGCACATGACCTCTCATAACTGA